AACAGCGCATACGGCGCAGCCTTGCCGAGCTTCTTAAAGTGGACGCCGACCAATATGGCGGTCAGCAAAAGCACGGCGAAAGTATCGACCCCCCGAACGGCCTTCACGAGCTCTAAGCGTCCATCGTAGTACGGATAGTGCAGCGATAACAGCATTACGGCCGCGGTAGCAAGGAGTCCGATCAAATGCACGCGTTTTTCGCGCACGATGGCCTCGAGTGATTTGGTGCTGATGAGCACGAAGATCAGTGGGATGAATAAGCTAAGGGCCTTCTTGTAGTAGTTTCCTTGAAAAAGGTAAATAGCATAGCGGAAATAAGGGAAGAGCAGTGGAATCAGGGCCAATCCAAGTACGATTCCCCATAGGCGTTTTTCGTTGCGCGATCCCAGCAAAAACAGCTGTGGAATGAGCAAGATCATCAGTATAGAGCAGTAAAAGAGCGGCGCTTCGAGGTAGTTGTTCCACCCGTTGAAATCACCCCCTACACCAAGCAAATCGTTACTCAGCGTGCGCATCCAAGTGGTAAGCAAGTGCCCGCCATCGTGCATCGCAAAAATGGGTTGGGCACTCAGGTCTTCAGAAAGGGTCGCTGCGGTCGACATCCGCGGACTGTCGGTCACCGTGGTCACGCGGGTCAACAAACCGGTGGCGTTTCCTAGAAAACCCAAAATTGCCAATCCGGCCGCGAGGCCGCCCTCCTTCACCCACTGAATGGGCTTCCACTCCATTTCTACACCGCGAACGACGAAATAGAGTAAAGCGAATTGAAAGAAGAAAAAGAGTTTGGGGTCGACCCCGAAGTTGTAGAGCACCAAAGGAAGCACGAAGTAGATCTTTTTGGTCCACAATAGGTCGAGTCCCCATAGAACGAACACGGCGTTGAGCACAAAGGCATCGTGCACGTACCACGAGCCTCCGACGATGGCGTATCCGCTAAAGGCCATGGCCAGACCTGCAAATAGGGCGATCCACTCGTTGTTGCTGCGCAGCTTGATCCACTCGAAGGTGATCACCGCTATGGCCAGCGCCTTGGCCCAGGCAACCCGGGCGATGCGCTCGGCAACCGAACCTGAGAACAGATCAAACACCCAGTGAAAGAGGCTCTCAAGTCCAAAGTGCCAACCGGAATACATGTTCTGTCCCATTCCGATGTAAAAGGACCAGGCCATCGGAAAGCCCTCGTTTTTAAGGTAGCGATCGAGGTGGATCAGGTTGGGGTATTTCAAGTTCAGCGTGTCGCTTCCAATGTCTTTAAAGATGTAGAGATCGCTGCCAAAAATAAAGGGGTAGAATACGATCAATCCCAGTATAGAGGGCACTCCGATTACCCAGAGATAAGTGCTGAAAGGGAGTTTGTCGGATAAGAACTCAAAGGCTTTAACGTCCTTGCTCTTCGCCTTCTTGGTCGCTTTCTTGGCCATAGGTCTGTGCTTTGTTCGGACCCGAATTTAGTTCATTAGTCCGTATTTCTCCTTGATCGCAGGAGCCAATTCGTCGTATGCCCTTATCAATTGTTTCCCTTTGATGAGCATTTCACCGGTGAAATCCGGGTAAATCGCTTTCACGAACTCGAACACGGGCTGCCGCGGCGGCTTGTTGAACATTATACGAAGAAATAGATCGCATCCGGATGATTCTGTGCTGCTTCATGAAGGTCGTCGATGGTCGTTTTCGAACCCAGTTTATAAGCTGGAATGTCCGGAAAGTAATGCTGTAAAAGACCCACCTGACCCGTGATGAAAACCACGTCGGAGCCCTGTTTTTCAAGTTGATCGGTCTGTGCCGTCACATAGTCGAGTGCCTTTTGATCGTGCCTCGGAATCAAGCTAAAATCTTGCTCATCCATGGTAAAGGGCGAAAAAATATTGCCTGCGGCAAGATACAGGAATGCACCGGCACTAGTAATCACCACGGCGGGTGTCCAACTCCTCGTGGCTAGTTCAAAAACCTGTGCGAGAACCATGTGGGTGAAGGTCACTATCGACAGCAGGTAGGCCACGTGTACGATCAAATAGTACCTGTTAAAGCCAAAAGGAGGATTAAAGACCCCTCCCATGATCATGGAGTACAACACGAGGGCGAAAAGAAAATATCCCGCCGAAAGGCGGAAAAACCGCGCAAAGAAATCATTGCGTTTGAACGACAAATACCCCCCGCCAACGAGTAAGATCAGGTTAAACAGGAACCAACCCGCTCCTTCGCGATTGTTCACCGACATGTAATTGCCTATGGCTTGCCCGAAGGTCGATGGATCCCATTCGCGGAAGAATCGCTCGATGGCCACGTTCAAGCGGCCGGCCGGAACCGTTGCTGCTATCGTTAAAAGAGCGGTGATGCCAATAGCGCCTCCGATAACGAGCCATCGCGGATACTCCTTGCGCAGGCCCGAGGTAAAGAAATCAACGGTGAGAGCGATGATCCCAAATGC
The sequence above is drawn from the Flavobacteriales bacterium genome and encodes:
- a CDS encoding YfhO family protein codes for the protein MAKKATKKAKSKDVKAFEFLSDKLPFSTYLWVIGVPSILGLIVFYPFIFGSDLYIFKDIGSDTLNLKYPNLIHLDRYLKNEGFPMAWSFYIGMGQNMYSGWHFGLESLFHWVFDLFSGSVAERIARVAWAKALAIAVITFEWIKLRSNNEWIALFAGLAMAFSGYAIVGGSWYVHDAFVLNAVFVLWGLDLLWTKKIYFVLPLVLYNFGVDPKLFFFFQFALLYFVVRGVEMEWKPIQWVKEGGLAAGLAILGFLGNATGLLTRVTTVTDSPRMSTAATLSEDLSAQPIFAMHDGGHLLTTWMRTLSNDLLGVGGDFNGWNNYLEAPLFYCSILMILLIPQLFLLGSRNEKRLWGIVLGLALIPLLFPYFRYAIYLFQGNYYKKALSLFIPLIFVLISTKSLEAIVREKRVHLIGLLATAAVMLLSLHYPYYDGRLELVKAVRGVDTFAVLLLTAILVGVHFKKLGKAAPYALLAVMMLDLGFNSGYAFGERDTMTKRELKQRVGYNDYTVEALEFIDGQDQGFYRLIKDYASANSIHRSLNEGRVLGFYGTTQYSSFNQANYIRFLSEMALIDSTKETDTRWAAGVERNPLLYPFAGVDYLLRKTEVTHPLLVNSYQPVGTIEGINIYKNQHRFPFGAFYDSAISEDTLLAMGETQRAFQVYDHIALGSDDLSSAAKVERVNTKNLTVQQFQQIIDRRAAAGTFSMTSFGQNRIEGTLDAPSEGWLFFTIPFDEGWRAEVGQKKVVPVRAQLGFTAIPVVEGPAQEVQLYFVPPGSKEGGFASLAALIAWLGLAFVDFRKSRSNPPIEEVGNQDAEQS